The Coregonus clupeaformis isolate EN_2021a chromosome 20, ASM2061545v1, whole genome shotgun sequence genome contains a region encoding:
- the LOC121532800 gene encoding proproteinase E-like: MMKLGLVLQLAAYAYGCGMPTYEPVVSRVVNGEDAKPYSWPWQISLQYLSDSNYYHTCGGTLIAKNWVLTAGHCISDHRTYRVVLGEYDLTQMDENEQIKEVETIVVHPGWNDNCLSCGDDVALIKLASPATLNDKVHTSCLPPSGDILTHNYHCYISGWGRIYTAGPLAKKLQQALLPVVAHETCSQSDWWGGSVKPSMICGGGDRKAGCNGDSGGPLNCKGADGKWYVHGIASFVSSRGCNTLKKPTVFTRTSSFSDWITNTIAVY; this comes from the exons ATGATGAAACTGGGTCTAGTCCTGCAGCTGGCTGCCTACG CCTACGGATGTGGCATGCCCACTTACGAGCCCGTTGTCAGCCGCGTGGTGAATGGAGAGGACGCCAAGCCCTACAGCTGGCCCTGGCAG atcTCTCTGCAGTACCTTAGCGACTCTAACTACTACCACACCTGCGGAGGCACCCTGATTGCTAAAAACTGGGTCCTGACTGCTGGACACTGCATCTC ggatcATCGTACCTACCGTGTGGTGCTGGGAGAGTATGACCTGACCCAGATGGATGAGAACGAACAGATCAAAGAGGTGGAGACGATCGTCGTGCATCCCGGCTGGAACGACAACTGTTTGTCCTGCGG AGATGACGTTGCCCTGATCAAGCTGGCCTCCCCTGCGACTCTGAATGATAAGGTCCACACCTCCTGTCTGCCTCCCAGTGGAGATATCTTGACCCACAACTACCACTGTTACATCAGCGGCTGGGGCAGAATCTACA CTGCCGGTCCCCTTGCCAAAAAGCTGCAGCAGGCCCTGCTGCCCGTGGTGGCCCATGAGACCTGCAGCCAGAGTGACTGGTGGGGAGGCTCTGTCAAGCCTTCCATGATCTGTGGTGGTGGAGACAGAAAGGCTGGCTGCAAT ggtGATTCTGGAGGTCCTCTGAATTGTAAGGGTGCTGATGGTAAATGGTACGTCCATGGAATCGCCAGCTTCGTGTCGTCTCGCGGATGCAACACCCTGAAGAAACCCACTGTCTTCACCCGCACCTCCTCCTTCAGCGACTGGATCACCAAT ACTATAGCGGTCTACTGA